One segment of Methanobacterium formicicum DSM 3637 DNA contains the following:
- a CDS encoding ferritin, giving the protein MLDEKMEEALNYQLNRELYSGYLYLAMGAYFEDQDLPGFGNWMRVQAQEELSHAMKFYDYLVQRGSRVLLAEIEKPQSEWDSSVAAFEHVYEHEQMVTGLINGLVDLALELSDHATNNFLQWFVAEQVEEEESASGVLQKVKLAGESGSGIYMLDQELAQRIFNPPTASE; this is encoded by the coding sequence ATGTTAGATGAAAAGATGGAAGAGGCCCTGAATTACCAGTTGAATCGGGAACTCTACTCTGGTTATCTATATCTGGCAATGGGGGCTTACTTTGAAGATCAGGATCTCCCTGGTTTTGGTAACTGGATGCGTGTCCAGGCCCAGGAAGAATTAAGTCATGCCATGAAGTTCTATGATTACCTGGTGCAGAGAGGGAGCCGTGTGCTCCTGGCAGAGATTGAAAAACCACAGAGCGAATGGGATTCATCTGTGGCTGCCTTTGAACATGTGTATGAACACGAGCAGATGGTCACCGGCCTCATAAATGGACTGGTGGATCTGGCCCTTGAACTGTCGGACCATGCCACCAACAACTTCCTACAGTGGTTCGTGGCTGAACAGGTTGAAGAAGAGGAATCTGCCAGTGGCGTCCTGCAAAAAGTGAAACTAGCCGGAGAATCGGGTAGTGGAATTTACATGCTGGACCAGGAATTAGCACAACGAATATTCAACCCACCTACCGCTTCTGAGTAA
- the rd gene encoding rubredoxin, giving the protein MQKYLCKPCGYIYDPEVGDDMAGIEPGTAFEDLPDDWVCPMCGADKDLFEPVD; this is encoded by the coding sequence ATGCAAAAATACCTTTGTAAACCCTGTGGATACATTTACGACCCTGAAGTAGGAGATGACATGGCTGGAATCGAACCTGGAACCGCCTTTGAGGACTTGCCAGATGATTGGGTCTGTCCTATGTGTGGTGCAGATAAAGACTTGTTTGAACCAGTAGATTAA